From a region of the Nonlabens dokdonensis DSW-6 genome:
- a CDS encoding YggS family pyridoxal phosphate-dependent enzyme: MSTIKESLLRFRESVQPQATLVAVSKTKPISDLEEAYAAGQRHFGENKIQEMTEKWEHLPKDIHWHMIGHTQRNKVKYMAPYVHLIHSIDSPRLLKEINKQAKKNDRVIDCLLQIHIAREDSKFGFDEEELIALLNDQAFKDYKNVQIKGLMGMATFTDNHDQVREEFQSLAATFEKIKNDELLDSRHNFTELSMGMTGDYEVALEEGSTMVRIGSAIFGARD; encoded by the coding sequence ATGAGCACAATTAAAGAATCTTTGTTACGCTTTCGCGAAAGCGTGCAACCTCAAGCTACTCTAGTAGCAGTAAGCAAAACGAAACCCATAAGCGATCTAGAAGAGGCTTATGCGGCTGGTCAGCGCCATTTTGGAGAGAATAAAATTCAAGAAATGACCGAGAAATGGGAACATCTTCCTAAAGATATTCACTGGCACATGATAGGTCACACACAACGTAATAAGGTCAAATACATGGCGCCTTATGTGCATTTGATTCATAGTATTGATTCTCCAAGATTACTTAAAGAAATTAATAAGCAAGCAAAGAAGAACGATCGTGTTATAGATTGTTTATTGCAAATTCACATCGCGAGAGAAGATTCAAAATTTGGTTTTGACGAGGAAGAGTTAATTGCATTATTAAACGATCAGGCGTTTAAAGATTATAAAAACGTCCAGATTAAAGGACTGATGGGAATGGCTACTTTTACTGATAACCATGATCAAGTGAGAGAAGAATTTCAATCGCTAGCTGCTACTTTTGAGAAAATCAAAAACGATGAATTGCTAGATTCGAGACATAATTTCACCGAACTTTCTATGGGAATGACTGGTGATTACGAGGTAGCCCTAGAAGAAGGAAGTACGATGGTACGGATAGGAAGTGCAATTTTTGGTGCCAGAGATTAA
- a CDS encoding Fic family protein, with protein MYPTDFIERINSLKKELETKTPLRIEDEKRLKKKLRLEFNYNSNHLEGNTLTYGQTELLLLHDKSTGDVKLSDIEEMKAHDVALSQIEEMARENERPLTESFICELNKLILVRPFWKEATDFNGNTTRKKIEIGKYKSTPNSVRLRNGEIHEYASVEATPAMMTDLIDWYRENEPSMHPVQLAALFHYKFVCIHPFDDGNGRVSRLIMNYILLKNNYPPIIIKSADKENYLTSLQKADTGKQLAIIEYVEQQAIWSLELSLKAANGEDLEEKGDIDKEIELLKREKLSKTTNFKSKNTVYDLINHLHDDLWNSISLQLLKFKDFYEKANNEIILNHELDQKLSLTIRDNFNLFKILAPAIKIAIKDNHLDSTDNFYDIKNLLWIWSYSSNKTATKDIEETIEMNLQLEFKFYEISLVNNKYELERNGSLISTTIIYQSKNDYDTRITSESINNILKSISKQLIKQIKEEE; from the coding sequence ATGTATCCTACCGACTTCATAGAGCGTATTAATTCTTTAAAAAAAGAACTAGAAACTAAAACTCCTTTGAGAATTGAAGATGAAAAGCGTTTAAAAAAGAAGTTACGTTTAGAATTTAATTATAACTCTAATCATCTTGAAGGAAACACTTTAACTTACGGTCAGACTGAACTTTTATTACTTCATGATAAAAGCACAGGAGATGTAAAGCTAAGTGACATTGAAGAGATGAAAGCACACGATGTGGCTTTATCTCAAATTGAAGAAATGGCAAGGGAAAATGAACGTCCATTAACAGAGTCATTTATTTGCGAACTAAACAAACTTATTTTAGTAAGACCGTTTTGGAAAGAAGCTACAGACTTTAATGGTAACACGACAAGAAAAAAAATAGAGATAGGAAAATATAAGTCTACGCCTAATAGTGTACGACTTAGGAATGGAGAGATTCATGAATACGCCTCGGTAGAGGCTACTCCTGCGATGATGACCGATCTAATAGATTGGTATCGAGAAAATGAACCATCCATGCATCCTGTTCAACTGGCTGCATTATTCCACTACAAATTTGTTTGTATCCATCCTTTTGATGATGGAAATGGTAGAGTTTCTCGTTTAATTATGAATTATATTTTACTTAAAAATAATTATCCGCCAATAATTATAAAATCAGCTGATAAAGAAAATTACCTCACCTCTTTACAAAAAGCAGATACTGGAAAGCAACTTGCGATTATAGAATATGTAGAACAACAAGCTATCTGGTCGCTAGAATTAAGTCTTAAAGCAGCTAATGGAGAAGACCTAGAAGAAAAAGGAGATATTGATAAGGAGATTGAACTTTTGAAAAGAGAAAAATTATCTAAAACGACAAATTTCAAATCAAAAAATACGGTATACGATTTGATAAATCACCTTCATGACGATTTATGGAATTCAATATCATTGCAACTTTTAAAATTCAAAGATTTTTACGAAAAAGCTAACAACGAAATTATTTTAAATCATGAACTCGATCAAAAACTTTCTTTAACTATACGAGATAATTTCAATCTTTTCAAAATATTAGCACCTGCAATAAAGATTGCAATAAAAGACAATCATTTAGATTCGACAGATAATTTTTATGATATCAAGAATTTACTTTGGATATGGAGTTATAGTTCAAATAAAACGGCAACAAAGGACATTGAAGAGACAATAGAAATGAATCTCCAATTAGAGTTCAAATTCTACGAAATTTCTTTAGTGAATAATAAATATGAATTAGAGAGAAACGGTTCTTTGATCAGCACAACTATTATTTATCAATCTAAAAATGATTATGATACTCGTATTACGTCTGAATCGATAAATAATATTTTAAAATCAATATCCAAACAACTTATCAAACAAATAAAAGAAGAAGAATAG
- a CDS encoding DUF1015 domain-containing protein produces MPKIKPFKGVRAAADKAAHLISRTYQDYGKKELKAQLKYNPYSFLQILNPGYKFNQEISGIERFSLVRNRYLEFKEEGYLIQDEQPAFYLYENIDPHHSYTGIIAGTSTKDYQDNKIKKHEDTLSFKEVLFKDYLKSAGFNAEPVLLTYKDRPDINQMIDQVKKRQPDTFFSTTDFNSHKIWAITDPQMIESLEKQFQEIPELYIADGHHRSASSSLLSQEMDPDQESYHYFMSLLIAENQLNIYEFNRQIKDLNGLTKEEFLIQLDQNFRIQNRGIELYKPSKKHHFSMYLDGEFYSLYLRKGLYEISNPLQDLDTQMLYDLILKPILGIQDLRTDQRIKYSYGKHDIMHIKERVDSKEFAVGFGLFPATVEQMKSIADADLRMPPKSTFIRPKLPSGLIIYEF; encoded by the coding sequence ATGCCTAAAATAAAACCATTTAAAGGAGTACGAGCAGCAGCAGATAAAGCGGCGCACCTCATCTCGCGCACCTACCAAGATTATGGTAAAAAAGAATTGAAGGCGCAACTCAAATACAATCCCTATAGTTTCTTGCAAATACTTAATCCTGGTTACAAGTTTAATCAAGAAATTTCTGGAATTGAACGCTTCAGTTTAGTACGCAATAGGTATTTAGAATTTAAGGAAGAAGGCTATCTAATTCAAGACGAGCAACCAGCTTTTTACTTGTATGAAAATATAGATCCACATCACAGCTATACTGGGATTATTGCTGGTACCAGTACTAAAGATTATCAAGATAACAAGATTAAAAAACACGAAGACACTCTTAGTTTTAAAGAGGTTCTTTTTAAAGATTATTTAAAGTCGGCTGGTTTTAATGCAGAGCCTGTTTTACTTACCTACAAAGATCGACCAGATATCAACCAGATGATCGATCAAGTAAAAAAGCGTCAACCAGACACCTTTTTCTCCACAACAGATTTCAATTCTCATAAGATTTGGGCGATTACAGATCCTCAAATGATCGAGAGTTTAGAAAAACAGTTTCAAGAAATACCAGAGCTTTATATTGCAGATGGTCACCATCGCAGCGCTAGCTCTTCCTTATTATCTCAAGAAATGGATCCTGATCAAGAAAGCTATCATTACTTTATGAGCCTTCTTATTGCAGAAAACCAACTCAATATTTATGAGTTCAATAGACAAATAAAAGACCTTAACGGATTGACTAAAGAAGAGTTTTTAATCCAACTGGATCAAAACTTTAGAATCCAAAATCGAGGTATAGAATTATACAAACCTTCTAAGAAACACCATTTTAGCATGTATTTAGATGGTGAATTTTACAGCTTGTACTTGCGTAAAGGGTTGTATGAGATATCAAATCCACTACAAGATTTAGACACACAAATGCTATACGATTTGATCCTCAAACCTATATTGGGAATTCAAGATTTACGCACCGATCAACGAATTAAATACAGTTATGGCAAGCACGATATCATGCATATTAAGGAGCGTGTAGATAGCAAAGAGTTTGCCGTGGGCTTCGGTTTGTTTCCTGCAACGGTAGAACAAATGAAATCCATTGCTGATGCTGACTTGAGAATGCCTCCCAAAAGTACTTTTATACGCCCCAAACTACCTAGTGGTTTAATAATTTATGAATTTTAG